CGGCGGAGCGACACCAGCGTGAGCGGCGAGCGGTCGCGTCTCGACGCCGACGTGGTGGTCGTGGGAGCCGGCCCCGCGGGCGCGTCCGCGGCCACCTGGCTGGCCCGCGCCGGAGTGGCTGTCCTCCTGGTGGATCGAGCGGTCTTCCCGCGGGCGAAGCCCTGCGGCGACTGCCTCAGTCCCGCGGCCACGGACGTGCTCGGGCGCCTGGGCGTTCTGGACGCGGTTCTGGCGCACGCGCCGGGGCGCCTGCGTGGCTGGCGGCTGCGCTCGCCCTCGGGGGCCGCGCTACCGGTGCCGTTCCCGCCGGGCGCGAACGGCCTGGTCATCGAACGCCGCGCCCTGGACGCGATGTTGGTGGCGGGCGCTCGAGCCGCGGGCGCACAGATGCTCGACGGCGTGCGCGTGGTCGACCTAGTGGCCGGTGGCCCGGGGGAAGTTCTCGGTGTGCGCACGATTGGCGGCGATGGCAAACGGCGAGAGTTGCGGTGCCGCGCGGTCGTCGGCGCGGACGGACTCCGATCGGTGATCGCCACGCGATTGGGCGTCGTTCGACGCCCCGCGAAGCTGCGCAAGTTCTCGCTCACCGCGCACCTGCCCGCGCTCGCGGGCGCGGACCGCAGCGCCGCAGGCAGCGGGCGGCATGTGGGCTCGCTGTGTCTCGGCGACGGCCTGTGCGTGGGCGCCGCGCCCGTGGCCGCGAGGTCGGCCTCGGAGGGACCGCAATCTCCACGCTGGAACGTGACGTTGGTGGCGGACGCCGACCGCTTCGGCCGGTTGGCGGCGCGCGATCCGTACGCGTTCTACCGGGAGGCCGTGGGCGCGGTCGCCGGCCGCGAGCGGCCCTATTCGTGGCCCGGCGGGCGGCCCACTCTCCTCGCCTCCGGACCGTTCGACCGACCGGTGCGCGCGGTGGCGGGCCGGGGCTGGGCGCTGGTGGGAGACGCAGCGGGCTACTACGACCCGTTCACCGGACAGGGCATCTACCAGGCCCTGGCCGGCGGCGAGTTGCTGGCGGGTCGGCTCGCTGCGGCGCTCTTCGCCCGGCGGCGCGGGGTCGTGTATCCTTCCGGTTGGGCGCGGGATCACCGGCGCATCACGGCCGCGGCTCGCTGGCTCCAGCGAGTGATCGAGGCGGTCGTATCGAGGCCGCGCTTCTGCGACGAGGTGTTCGGACGGCTCGCCGACTCGCGCCGACTGTCCCGCGCGCTCGGCGCGGTCACGGGAGACCTCGAGTCGGCCTATTCCCTGCTGCGGCCCGACCGCATCGGCGCCCTGGCGGCGACCCTCGTTGCTCGGCCGAGTCCTCATCATCGGCGAGGCAGCCGCGCCGCGCGAAGCGTGACGTTGCCGTCTGAGCCACTGGGAGCAGACCCATGATCACGATCGACGAGCGCCGCATCGACGCCGCGCCCGAGGTGGCGTTCCAGGTGGCGGCCGACGTGGAGCGATGGCCCGATATCCTGCCGCACTATCGCTGGGTGCGATTCCAGGAGCGTCGCGGCTTCGGCGAAGGTCTGGTTGAGATGGCGGCGTGGCGGGACTTCGTGGGCCCGGCCCGCTATCCCACATGGTGGGCATCCGACATGACCTGCGACGCGCACTCTCGACGGATCAGGTACAGGCACGTGGCGGGGGTAACGCGGGGCATGGACGTCGTGTGGGAGCTCGACCCGGACGGGGCCGGAACGCACGCGCGCATAGTCCATGAATGGGACGGGCCGGAGTGGCCGCTGATAGGCAGCGTGGCAGCGAACCTCGTCATAGGGCCGCATTTCATCAGCCACATCGCGGGCCGGACGCTGGCGGGCGTCGCGGCAGAAGCGGAGCGCAGGTGAGCGCGCGCGTCGCCATCACCGGCCTGGGGCCGATCACCGCCGCCGGGACCGGCGTCGACGGCCTGTGGCGAGGACTGCAAGCTCAGGTGTCGCCGGTCGAGACCATCACGAGCTTCGACACCTCCCCGTGGCGCACCCACTTCGCAGCCCAGGTCGACGACTTCCGCGCCGAAGATCATATGGACCAACGGACCGCGCGCCGGCTGGACCGGTATTCGCAGTTCGCCATCGCCTCCGCCGGCCTCGCCCTGGCGGACGCCGATCTGGCCGCCTCCGACCTGGATCCGGATCGGGTCGCCGTGTACGTCGGTTCGGCGCTCGGTGGGGTAGCCCACGCCGAGCGGCAGGTGGTCAAATTTCTGGAGGGCGGCGTGCGCGCCGTGGATCCCCGCGTGGCGCTGCACACGTTCTGCGGAGCCGCGAGTTGCAACGTGGCGATTCGTTTCGGCTTCACCGGCCCGAACTCGACGAACGCGATGTCCTGCGCGTCGGGCACCATCGCGCTGGGAGAGGCCTGGCGGTCGATCCGCAGCGGCGAGGCGGACGCGGCGATCGCGGCCGGGGTGGAAGCCCCGCTGTCTCCGCTTTCGTTCGGTGCCTTCGCCATCATCCGGGCCATGAGCGCGCGCAACGATGATCCCGCCGCGGCCTGCCGCCCGTTCGACATCGATCGCGATGGCTTCGTGATGGGCGAGGGCGCTTGCGCCCTCGTGCTCGAAAGGTGGGCGGACGCCGAGGCTCGCGGAGCCCGGATCTACGGCGAGATCTGCGGCTTCGGGCTCACCAACGACGCGCACCACATGACCGCGCCCCGCCCCGACGGCGCGCAGGCCGCGCGCGCGATCCGGCGGGCGCTCCAGACGGCGGACGTCTCGGCCGCCGATGTCGGCGTCGTCAGCGCCCACGGTTCCTCCACGCCGCTCAACGATCCCACGGAGACGCGCGCGATACGAACCGCCCTCGGCGCCCACGCCGAGAGCGCCGCGGTCCTGGGAACGAAGGCCTACCACGGACACGCGCTGGGGGCTTCAGGCGCGATCGAGGCCGCGATCGCGCTCCTGGCCATGCACCGGCGGTGGCTGCCGCCCACGCTGAACCTGGACAGACCGGACCCGGCGTGCGACCTGGACTACGTCAGCGCGGGTGGCCGATCGACCAGGGCGACCGTTGCCCTCTCCAACTCGTTCGGCTTCGGCGGGATCAACGGCGCCATCGTGCTGCGCGCGGCGTGATGAGGACGTCTCGGAACGCCGCGAGTCCCGGGACCGACGCCTGCCACGAGCCCTGGGAGTCTCCGCTCCCATTGCTTAGCTTGGCCGTGTGGAACTGACGACCACCGCCGGCATCGCCCTCGGGCTTGGAATCGCGGCCGGACTCAACGTGTACGGCGCGGTCGCGGCCATCGGCATAGCCTCGAGGCTGGGGTGGTTCCCGTTGGCTCCAGCGCTGCATGGGCTGCGCGCGCCGATCGTGATCGGGTCGGCGGTACTGCTGTACCTGCTGGAAGCGCTCGCCGACCGCGCGCAGCATACGCAGCGGTGGTGGAGCGCCGTGCACACGCTGGTCAGGCCCCTTGCCGCCTCTTCGCTCACCGCGGTCGCGATTCTCGCCACGTCGCCCGACGCCCCCGCGCTCATCTGGGTGTCCGCCTCGCTGGGGGCCGGCGTGGTCGCTCTCCTCGTACACGCGTCCAAGGCGGGCGCCCGCCTGCTGCTGGCGGTAACCGGCGAACTGCGCTGGAACCG
The Gemmatimonadota bacterium genome window above contains:
- a CDS encoding FAD-dependent monooxygenase, with the protein product MSGERSRLDADVVVVGAGPAGASAATWLARAGVAVLLVDRAVFPRAKPCGDCLSPAATDVLGRLGVLDAVLAHAPGRLRGWRLRSPSGAALPVPFPPGANGLVIERRALDAMLVAGARAAGAQMLDGVRVVDLVAGGPGEVLGVRTIGGDGKRRELRCRAVVGADGLRSVIATRLGVVRRPAKLRKFSLTAHLPALAGADRSAAGSGRHVGSLCLGDGLCVGAAPVAARSASEGPQSPRWNVTLVADADRFGRLAARDPYAFYREAVGAVAGRERPYSWPGGRPTLLASGPFDRPVRAVAGRGWALVGDAAGYYDPFTGQGIYQALAGGELLAGRLAAALFARRRGVVYPSGWARDHRRITAAARWLQRVIEAVVSRPRFCDEVFGRLADSRRLSRALGAVTGDLESAYSLLRPDRIGALAATLVARPSPHHRRGSRAARSVTLPSEPLGADP
- a CDS encoding SRPBCC family protein yields the protein MITIDERRIDAAPEVAFQVAADVERWPDILPHYRWVRFQERRGFGEGLVEMAAWRDFVGPARYPTWWASDMTCDAHSRRIRYRHVAGVTRGMDVVWELDPDGAGTHARIVHEWDGPEWPLIGSVAANLVIGPHFISHIAGRTLAGVAAEAERR
- a CDS encoding beta-ketoacyl-[acyl-carrier-protein] synthase family protein, yielding MSARVAITGLGPITAAGTGVDGLWRGLQAQVSPVETITSFDTSPWRTHFAAQVDDFRAEDHMDQRTARRLDRYSQFAIASAGLALADADLAASDLDPDRVAVYVGSALGGVAHAERQVVKFLEGGVRAVDPRVALHTFCGAASCNVAIRFGFTGPNSTNAMSCASGTIALGEAWRSIRSGEADAAIAAGVEAPLSPLSFGAFAIIRAMSARNDDPAAACRPFDIDRDGFVMGEGACALVLERWADAEARGARIYGEICGFGLTNDAHHMTAPRPDGAQAARAIRRALQTADVSAADVGVVSAHGSSTPLNDPTETRAIRTALGAHAESAAVLGTKAYHGHALGASGAIEAAIALLAMHRRWLPPTLNLDRPDPACDLDYVSAGGRSTRATVALSNSFGFGGINGAIVLRAA